One part of the Mariniblastus fucicola genome encodes these proteins:
- a CDS encoding class I SAM-dependent methyltransferase, which translates to MNTTRIPERKIVSWEEDYRSRSNPELMNRLLYKAVPVLEATQWKITRVEPGYCETVLPLNHATTNQHGTHQAALISLSADYTGGMALTSLLRGVPLAGIHQCRAEESASLWLASMNVKYVKPSTGHMTGRCRVPDDLAKKIVDRYASGKRVLVSLPIEFETNGQKVAEAELKYFAQPTIQLMSGPAETSTLLNAKAKASARMIAGVRARSHGDRSGSFYKGPRIDCAHAATAAGPHGMLLAEKMNVALPQLADMVMARTMSIDQTTRAIPGLQQIVMLGAGLDMRPFRNGFRGHGFRYFEVDLPEMLGERERVCREIDGWEEVDRTPVAANFLTDDVAAKLSACENFDPNLATLFIFEGCSMYFDQLVNTSMVESVRSLMKHPESRLWVDFVNQSAIDGTADEPNVSAFLKRMSDLGETFTYGVSKPDQLLKHCGMKMKSATTTGEMFSHVDAAAKSVLGLYWFTVSSA; encoded by the coding sequence ATGAATACGACACGCATACCTGAAAGAAAAATTGTTAGCTGGGAAGAAGATTATCGAAGTCGCTCCAATCCGGAGCTAATGAATCGGCTGTTGTACAAAGCCGTGCCTGTGCTAGAGGCAACTCAGTGGAAGATCACGAGGGTCGAACCTGGCTATTGCGAAACCGTCTTGCCACTGAATCATGCGACGACCAATCAACACGGAACGCATCAGGCGGCTTTGATTTCGCTGTCGGCTGACTACACCGGCGGCATGGCTTTGACTTCGTTGCTGCGAGGCGTTCCGCTGGCCGGGATTCATCAATGTCGCGCAGAAGAGTCAGCTTCGCTTTGGCTGGCATCGATGAATGTAAAATACGTCAAGCCAAGTACAGGGCATATGACAGGACGTTGCCGCGTGCCGGACGACCTTGCGAAGAAAATTGTCGATCGATACGCCAGCGGGAAACGTGTCCTGGTCTCGTTGCCGATTGAGTTCGAAACCAACGGACAGAAGGTTGCCGAAGCAGAGCTGAAATACTTTGCCCAGCCTACGATCCAGTTAATGTCCGGTCCCGCCGAAACGTCGACGTTGCTCAATGCGAAAGCCAAGGCGTCGGCGAGAATGATTGCCGGAGTTCGAGCTCGCAGCCATGGTGATCGAAGCGGAAGTTTCTACAAAGGGCCTCGGATCGACTGCGCTCATGCAGCGACAGCCGCCGGTCCGCACGGAATGTTGCTGGCTGAGAAGATGAATGTGGCGCTTCCGCAGCTCGCCGACATGGTGATGGCCAGAACGATGAGCATCGATCAAACGACTCGTGCGATTCCAGGGTTGCAGCAGATTGTTATGCTGGGCGCTGGACTGGATATGCGACCGTTTCGCAATGGTTTTCGCGGTCATGGGTTCAGATACTTCGAAGTTGACTTGCCGGAAATGCTGGGCGAGCGGGAACGGGTCTGTCGCGAAATCGATGGCTGGGAAGAAGTTGATCGAACGCCGGTCGCTGCAAATTTTCTGACCGATGATGTCGCGGCGAAACTTTCGGCTTGCGAAAATTTCGATCCGAATTTGGCTACTCTTTTTATCTTTGAAGGCTGTTCGATGTATTTTGACCAATTGGTCAACACTTCGATGGTTGAATCCGTTCGATCGTTGATGAAGCATCCCGAGAGCCGTCTGTGGGTTGATTTCGTCAATCAGTCGGCGATCGATGGAACGGCTGACGAGCCCAATGTGTCTGCGTTTCTGAAGCGAATGTCAGATCTGGGAGAAACGTTTACCTACGGGGTGTCCAAGCCAGATCAGCTGTTGAAACATTGCGGTATGAAGATGAAATCGGCGACGACGACCGGTGAGATGTTCTCGCACGTGGACGCAGCGGCAAAATCCGTACTTGGGCTGTATTGGTTCACGGTCAGCTCCGCGTAG
- a CDS encoding ATP-binding protein produces the protein MQTQSANRPTGQASSSRLEDVDIRIRNLLQRTEDLIYFKDLNSVITLCSDSMTVRFTGSSDESIVGKSDFDFFDRECAEKFFADEQEIIRTGKPIFGVVQTELRDGKTAWVSSSKLPLFDVEGKIIGTFGISRDITAQREMELELHKSNQKLVDASRRAGMAEIATNVLHNVGNVLTSVKISVSHSGDLCEGFAFDKIERVADLIEQHGTDEDFFAPESRGSHIPEFLRQLTKSFEAEQSKVRAELANCRRHLDHISTIVAQQQDYATASKVIERVDLSKLISDAITMSSSSLENHNIRVVRDFDEGLLVETDKHQILQIIVNLIRNAKHACLESESLPKQIMISASNIGQDRFSIRVSDNGIGIAKENILKLFTYGFTTRDKGKGFGLHSCANSARELGGSLAVKSEGLGKGATFVLTLPGKLK, from the coding sequence ATGCAAACTCAATCAGCCAATCGTCCAACAGGGCAGGCATCGTCGTCGCGTCTTGAGGACGTCGACATTAGAATCCGTAACTTGCTGCAAAGGACCGAGGACCTGATTTACTTCAAGGATCTGAATTCGGTGATCACGCTGTGCAGCGACTCGATGACAGTGCGATTCACAGGTAGTTCGGATGAATCCATCGTCGGAAAATCGGACTTCGATTTCTTTGATCGAGAGTGCGCCGAGAAGTTCTTTGCCGACGAACAGGAAATTATTCGGACTGGCAAACCCATCTTTGGCGTCGTCCAGACTGAGCTGCGAGACGGCAAGACCGCGTGGGTTTCCTCGTCAAAGCTTCCGCTATTCGATGTCGAAGGCAAGATCATTGGCACTTTCGGAATCAGCCGCGATATCACCGCCCAGCGTGAGATGGAGTTGGAGCTTCACAAATCCAATCAAAAACTGGTCGACGCGTCGCGGCGGGCCGGGATGGCCGAGATTGCGACCAATGTTCTGCACAACGTCGGTAACGTCCTGACCAGTGTAAAGATTTCGGTGTCTCATTCAGGTGATCTTTGCGAGGGCTTTGCATTCGACAAAATCGAACGGGTCGCTGACTTGATTGAGCAACACGGAACCGACGAGGATTTCTTTGCACCAGAAAGCCGCGGCAGCCATATCCCTGAATTTCTCCGCCAACTGACGAAAAGTTTTGAAGCCGAACAGTCCAAGGTTCGAGCAGAACTGGCGAACTGTCGCCGCCACCTTGATCACATCAGCACCATCGTCGCTCAACAACAGGATTACGCAACCGCTTCCAAAGTCATCGAACGAGTCGACCTTTCGAAGCTTATCTCCGACGCGATTACGATGAGCAGTAGTTCTCTGGAAAACCACAACATCCGCGTTGTCCGTGATTTCGACGAAGGCTTGCTTGTAGAAACCGACAAACATCAGATTCTGCAAATCATTGTCAATCTGATTCGTAATGCAAAACACGCTTGCCTGGAGTCAGAATCTCTCCCCAAACAGATCATGATTTCGGCTTCGAACATCGGGCAGGATCGTTTTTCGATTCGCGTCTCGGACAACGGAATCGGCATTGCAAAAGAAAACATCCTTAAGCTCTTCACTTATGGCTTCACAACCCGCGATAAGGGAAAAGGTTTCGGTTTGCATAGCTGCGCCAATTCGGCTCGTGAGCTCGGAGGTTCGCTCGCTGTCAAGAGCGAAGGGCTTGGCAAAGGAGCCACATTTGTTCTCACCTTGCCCGGAAAGTTGAAGTAA
- the pheT gene encoding phenylalanine--tRNA ligase subunit beta translates to MIVSWEWLSQYVDLKMSHDELVDRLTMSGLNHEGTEDVDGDKAIDLEVTSNRPDCLGHLGVAREISVLFELPLNTPDPQPAVTDRSAADYCQVEIQSPHCYRYTARLIHGAKIGPSPDWMQKRLKAVGCESINNVVDCTNYVMFECGQPLHAFDFEKIKDGKIIVRNAGDKEEFPAIDHKTYKLDEQMCVIADADNALALGGVMGGVDSEISDATTEILVEAAYFNQLSVRRTARSLNLQSPSSFRFERDVDSAQLDWASRRCCELILETAGGVLLEGVVDVGDRPKTPPTITLRLSQLKRVLGIEIPADFSAKVLAELGMEVKESDREQVTVVAPSWRNDLTREVDLVEEVGRIYGFENVPDDAAVPMAASFKQKTDRVLDKVRDVLTAGGFNEALCPSLIPGKWSDSFSPWTDQPAIRSSQPMLGVLEKASQNIGTVNLLRRSLVPSLLEARRINEARSNQDIDLFETAKVYLPVAGEPIPYQPTMLAIVTGKDYYTLKGMVEAIVRRVDPMQSVSVSKCELDLFDVSRRGTLEVAGKRLGFLGEVSKSGRKLYGLRSGATVAEIDLAVLEELAILIPQHEDQSPFPPMARDFNFIVEDSVHWLDLEGTVREAGGELVESILYRETFRDPKKDGEAKKRLLLSVVLRSKDSTLTGEQADDVCNRIISSCGEKHSATLVS, encoded by the coding sequence ATGATTGTCTCCTGGGAATGGCTGAGCCAATACGTTGATCTGAAAATGAGTCACGACGAACTGGTCGATCGGTTGACCATGTCAGGGCTCAACCATGAAGGCACCGAAGATGTTGATGGCGATAAAGCGATTGACCTTGAGGTCACCAGCAACCGTCCTGATTGTCTCGGGCATCTTGGCGTGGCACGAGAGATCAGCGTGCTGTTTGAGTTACCTCTGAACACTCCCGATCCGCAACCGGCAGTCACGGACCGCAGCGCGGCGGACTATTGCCAGGTCGAAATCCAGTCGCCGCATTGCTATCGCTACACTGCGCGTTTGATCCACGGCGCGAAGATCGGCCCGAGTCCGGATTGGATGCAGAAACGACTCAAGGCGGTCGGTTGCGAATCGATCAACAACGTTGTCGACTGTACGAACTACGTGATGTTCGAGTGCGGTCAGCCTTTACACGCGTTCGACTTCGAAAAAATCAAGGATGGCAAGATCATCGTTCGCAATGCTGGTGACAAGGAAGAGTTCCCTGCGATCGATCACAAAACGTACAAGCTGGATGAGCAGATGTGCGTCATCGCCGATGCAGACAATGCTCTGGCACTCGGCGGCGTGATGGGAGGAGTCGATTCTGAGATCTCGGATGCGACGACTGAAATTCTGGTCGAGGCGGCTTACTTCAATCAGCTTTCCGTTCGCCGCACCGCGCGGTCGTTGAACTTGCAGAGTCCGTCTTCTTTCCGCTTCGAACGCGACGTTGATTCAGCGCAGCTTGACTGGGCCAGTCGACGTTGCTGTGAACTGATCCTCGAAACGGCCGGCGGCGTGCTGCTCGAAGGCGTCGTCGATGTCGGCGATCGGCCCAAGACGCCTCCGACGATTACGCTGCGACTATCGCAACTCAAACGCGTGCTCGGCATCGAAATCCCGGCTGATTTCTCCGCGAAAGTTTTGGCCGAACTCGGTATGGAGGTCAAAGAATCGGACCGCGAGCAAGTGACCGTTGTTGCTCCGTCGTGGCGCAACGATTTGACTCGAGAAGTCGACCTCGTCGAAGAAGTTGGACGCATCTATGGCTTCGAAAACGTTCCTGATGACGCGGCAGTCCCAATGGCGGCGTCGTTCAAACAGAAAACGGATCGCGTGCTGGACAAAGTTCGCGACGTGCTGACCGCCGGTGGATTCAACGAGGCACTTTGCCCCAGCCTGATTCCTGGCAAGTGGTCGGATTCGTTCAGCCCGTGGACGGATCAGCCGGCGATTCGAAGTAGCCAACCGATGCTGGGCGTGTTGGAGAAAGCCAGTCAGAACATCGGTACGGTAAATTTGCTTCGTCGCTCTTTGGTGCCAAGTCTTTTGGAAGCGCGTCGCATCAATGAAGCCCGTTCAAACCAGGACATTGATCTTTTCGAAACGGCCAAGGTTTATCTTCCCGTCGCCGGAGAGCCGATTCCTTACCAGCCGACAATGTTGGCGATTGTGACAGGCAAGGACTATTACACGCTTAAAGGGATGGTCGAAGCGATCGTTCGTCGCGTCGATCCGATGCAAAGTGTTTCGGTCAGCAAGTGTGAGCTGGATTTATTTGACGTGAGTCGTCGCGGAACGCTGGAAGTTGCCGGCAAGCGACTTGGCTTCCTCGGTGAAGTCTCGAAGTCGGGCCGAAAACTGTACGGTCTGCGAAGCGGCGCCACAGTTGCCGAAATCGATTTGGCTGTGCTGGAGGAGCTTGCGATTCTGATTCCGCAGCATGAGGACCAGAGCCCGTTCCCTCCGATGGCTCGCGATTTCAACTTCATCGTCGAGGACAGCGTTCACTGGCTGGATCTCGAGGGCACTGTTCGAGAAGCCGGCGGGGAGTTGGTGGAATCGATTCTGTACCGGGAAACGTTCCGCGATCCGAAGAAGGATGGCGAGGCGAAAAAGCGACTGTTGCTTTCGGTCGTGTTGCGATCCAAAGATTCGACGCTGACTGGCGAGCAGGCTGACGATGTTTGCAACCGGATTATCTCAAGCTGCGGCGAGAAACATTCGGCCACGCTGGTGAGTTAG
- a CDS encoding DUF6702 family protein — MIRANTLAALLIATLVFTSNVAIASHPFHVSRAEIEYNAKRQTFEVSLCVWPEDLVLAVSKMEKRTIDIDAESESSRDELFNRYVAKTFRFFPQTGDEQEQSVAAKIRWVGSELEIKQGWLYFEVDAKTSATDWSIENRMFFELNDDQLNQVQIRHGKAMESLTLSANQISAEWSRERKATAKRSDNE, encoded by the coding sequence ATGATTCGTGCTAACACATTGGCGGCCTTGCTGATTGCCACGCTCGTTTTTACGAGCAATGTGGCGATTGCCTCGCACCCGTTTCATGTCTCGCGAGCTGAGATCGAGTACAACGCGAAGCGACAGACTTTTGAAGTGTCGCTCTGCGTCTGGCCCGAAGACCTTGTGCTGGCTGTGTCGAAAATGGAGAAGCGGACAATCGACATTGATGCTGAATCTGAATCCAGCCGCGATGAATTGTTTAACCGCTACGTGGCGAAGACATTTCGTTTCTTCCCTCAGACAGGCGACGAACAGGAGCAATCTGTTGCTGCAAAAATCCGCTGGGTTGGATCCGAACTGGAGATCAAACAGGGATGGCTGTACTTTGAAGTCGATGCAAAGACTTCGGCGACAGACTGGTCCATTGAAAATCGAATGTTTTTTGAGCTTAATGATGATCAATTGAATCAGGTGCAAATTCGGCACGGCAAAGCGATGGAATCGTTGACTCTTTCAGCCAACCAGATTTCCGCAGAGTGGTCTCGCGAGCGGAAAGCAACGGCAAAGCGCAGCGATAACGAATAG
- the pheS gene encoding phenylalanine--tRNA ligase subunit alpha, producing the protein MSLEQFVGDLKQLVEDAKTAFGSASSGDDLDAARIEFLGAKKGRLKTIQKSLGKVDNADKPAAGKELNATKSAITDAFDAAKSRLGTGADGEVADPTFDPTLPGTQFRMGNLHPITQTINELKDIMGRLGFTHAEGPEVEDDYHNFKALNIPSSHPARDPLDNFYLRTAQNQADSIGKELDDENPLLLRSQTSTVQIRVMETTKPPVRIFSLGRVYRPDTPDWSHYPMFHQMEGLMVDENVTLADLKTVLRLFANSYLGGDVKIRIRPSFFPFTEPSVEADYYWNGKWVEFGGAGIVDPNVLAAVGYDTESVSGFAFGLGIERLCMIRHKITDIRYLFTNDVRFLRQF; encoded by the coding sequence ATGTCACTCGAACAATTTGTCGGCGATTTAAAACAGCTGGTCGAAGACGCCAAAACGGCTTTCGGTTCAGCTTCCTCTGGCGACGACCTTGACGCTGCACGTATTGAATTTCTGGGCGCAAAAAAAGGGCGACTGAAGACGATTCAGAAGTCGCTTGGCAAAGTCGACAACGCCGACAAGCCGGCAGCTGGCAAAGAACTCAACGCGACCAAGTCCGCGATCACCGATGCTTTCGATGCTGCCAAATCCCGATTGGGCACGGGCGCCGACGGCGAAGTCGCTGATCCGACTTTCGATCCGACACTGCCAGGGACTCAGTTTCGGATGGGGAATCTTCACCCGATCACGCAAACGATTAACGAGCTCAAAGACATCATGGGTCGGCTCGGGTTCACACACGCTGAAGGCCCGGAAGTCGAAGACGACTATCACAACTTCAAGGCACTCAACATTCCGTCTTCGCATCCGGCTCGCGATCCACTGGATAACTTTTATCTTCGCACTGCCCAAAACCAGGCAGACTCAATCGGTAAAGAGTTGGACGATGAGAATCCTTTGTTGTTGCGGAGTCAAACCAGCACCGTGCAGATTCGTGTGATGGAAACGACGAAGCCGCCGGTCAGGATTTTCTCGCTGGGTCGCGTCTATCGTCCGGACACGCCAGACTGGTCGCACTATCCGATGTTCCATCAAATGGAAGGTTTGATGGTCGACGAAAATGTGACTTTGGCAGACCTGAAAACCGTTTTGCGATTGTTCGCCAATAGCTACCTTGGCGGCGACGTGAAGATTCGAATTCGCCCTTCCTTCTTTCCATTCACCGAACCGAGCGTCGAAGCGGATTACTACTGGAACGGGAAATGGGTTGAGTTCGGCGGGGCTGGTATCGTGGATCCGAACGTTCTTGCCGCGGTTGGCTACGACACGGAATCCGTCAGTGGATTTGCGTTTGGACTCGGCATCGAACGCTTGTGCATGATCCGCCACAAGATCACCGACATCCGCTACCTGTTCACGAACGACGTCCGATTCTTGCGTCAGTTCTAG
- a CDS encoding M1 family metallopeptidase produces MKFRALLAVLLPLSIALSFLSADSSAQSNRRDNGKFNQQDKFRQLEEILPTPGTFRTASGAPGHAYWQQKVDYEISISLNDNDQTLSGSEKISYTNNSPDKLKYLWLQLDGNIFRPDSAANRGRAATRFGRGTLSFDRIPMGTMQSLMAKEVFDGGFNITTCKDVQANKELKHTIVDTMMRVDLPAPLSNGETFEFQVDWNYELNNSKLIRGRAGCELFEEDGNYIYEVAQWFPRLCAYTDTTGWQHKQFLGSGEFTLELGDYVVRITSPADHIVASTGVLLNPDEVLTDEQRERLKEAESTEKPMFIVTPEEARANESSKSEETKTWIFKADQVRDFAWASSRKFIWDAMQHNLGDKPVMAMSYYPNEGEPLWSKYSTHSIIHTLNVYSRYTFDYPYPVAISVNGPVGGMEYPMICFNGPRPEKDGTYSARTKYGLISVIIHEVGHNYFPMIVNSDERQWTWMDEGLNTFLQYLAEQEWEENYPSRRGEPNDIVSYMRSNNQVPIMTNSESILQFGPNGYSKPATALNILRETILGRELFDFAFKEYAQRWKFKRPMPADFFRSMEDASGVDLDWFWRGWFYSTDHVDIAVTGVRQLNVSTGDPEIEKGLKREQRDNEPETLSKQRNKELTKRADEYPELNDFYNEFDPLDVTDADRESYERFIESLDDEQKKLLEDKRHFYLIDFANVGGLVMPIIFDAEFEDGSKQRFHVPAEIWTRDNEKVTRMVITEKPIAKVTLDPQLETADVDLSNNYFPPQIVKSRFELFKDSRSRSNEMQKANAANKKADEKSKEASEDEEEEEENESEDE; encoded by the coding sequence ATGAAATTCAGAGCTCTGCTGGCGGTACTACTCCCGCTCTCGATCGCACTCTCATTTCTATCCGCTGACTCTTCAGCTCAATCGAACCGCCGCGACAACGGCAAGTTCAACCAGCAGGACAAGTTCCGACAACTGGAGGAGATTCTACCGACTCCGGGAACGTTCCGAACGGCCTCCGGTGCTCCGGGACACGCGTACTGGCAACAGAAAGTAGACTACGAAATTTCGATCTCGCTCAACGACAACGACCAGACGTTGAGCGGATCCGAAAAGATCAGCTACACGAACAACAGCCCGGACAAACTCAAGTATCTCTGGCTGCAACTGGACGGAAACATTTTCCGACCCGATTCTGCTGCGAACCGGGGCCGCGCCGCGACTCGATTTGGCCGTGGCACGCTGAGCTTCGATCGGATTCCGATGGGGACGATGCAAAGCCTGATGGCGAAGGAAGTTTTTGACGGTGGATTCAACATCACAACGTGCAAAGACGTCCAGGCGAACAAAGAACTGAAACATACGATCGTCGACACGATGATGCGAGTCGACCTGCCTGCTCCGCTATCCAATGGCGAGACGTTTGAGTTCCAGGTCGATTGGAATTATGAGCTCAACAACAGCAAACTTATTCGCGGCCGCGCGGGCTGTGAACTTTTTGAGGAAGATGGAAATTACATCTACGAAGTCGCCCAATGGTTTCCGCGACTCTGTGCATACACCGACACGACGGGTTGGCAGCACAAGCAGTTTTTGGGTTCGGGCGAGTTCACTCTGGAACTAGGCGACTATGTGGTGCGGATCACATCACCGGCAGACCATATTGTCGCTTCGACAGGTGTGCTGCTTAACCCGGACGAAGTCTTGACTGACGAACAGCGAGAGCGACTGAAGGAAGCTGAAAGCACCGAAAAGCCGATGTTCATCGTGACTCCGGAAGAAGCCCGGGCAAACGAATCGAGCAAGTCAGAAGAAACGAAAACATGGATCTTTAAAGCGGATCAGGTGCGCGATTTCGCGTGGGCGTCGTCGCGAAAGTTCATCTGGGATGCGATGCAGCACAATCTTGGCGACAAACCTGTGATGGCGATGTCGTACTATCCAAACGAAGGCGAACCGCTCTGGAGCAAGTATTCGACTCATTCGATCATCCATACACTAAACGTTTATTCGCGCTACACTTTCGACTATCCGTATCCGGTTGCAATCTCGGTCAACGGTCCCGTCGGCGGCATGGAGTATCCAATGATATGCTTCAACGGTCCCCGTCCGGAAAAAGATGGCACGTACTCGGCTCGAACCAAGTACGGTTTGATTTCGGTCATCATCCACGAAGTCGGCCACAACTACTTTCCGATGATCGTGAACAGCGATGAACGACAGTGGACCTGGATGGATGAAGGACTGAACACTTTTCTGCAATATTTGGCGGAACAGGAGTGGGAAGAAAACTATCCGTCGCGACGAGGCGAACCGAACGACATCGTCAGCTATATGAGGAGCAACAATCAGGTTCCGATCATGACGAACTCGGAATCGATTCTACAGTTTGGCCCAAATGGATATTCCAAACCGGCGACGGCACTGAACATTCTTCGCGAGACGATTCTCGGCCGGGAACTGTTTGATTTCGCCTTCAAAGAGTACGCTCAACGTTGGAAGTTCAAGCGTCCAATGCCGGCTGACTTTTTCCGCTCTATGGAGGATGCCTCCGGGGTCGATTTGGACTGGTTCTGGCGAGGCTGGTTTTACTCGACCGATCATGTTGATATCGCCGTAACCGGAGTTCGCCAACTCAACGTCAGCACTGGTGATCCGGAAATTGAGAAAGGGCTTAAGAGAGAACAACGGGACAATGAACCCGAGACGCTTTCGAAGCAACGGAACAAAGAGTTGACCAAGCGGGCTGATGAGTATCCAGAGCTGAATGATTTCTACAATGAGTTCGACCCGTTGGACGTGACGGATGCGGACCGCGAGTCATACGAGAGATTTATTGAAAGCCTGGACGACGAACAGAAAAAATTGCTGGAGGACAAACGTCACTTCTACCTCATCGACTTTGCCAACGTAGGCGGTTTGGTCATGCCTATCATCTTCGACGCAGAGTTCGAAGATGGCAGCAAGCAACGTTTTCACGTGCCGGCTGAAATCTGGACACGTGACAACGAAAAGGTGACACGAATGGTGATCACGGAAAAGCCAATCGCGAAAGTTACGTTGGATCCGCAGTTGGAAACCGCAGATGTCGATTTGTCGAACAACTATTTCCCGCCGCAGATCGTAAAGTCGCGTTTCGAACTCTTCAAGGATTCGAGAAGTCGCAGCAACGAGATGCAAAAGGCAAACGCGGCCAATAAGAAGGCTGATGAGAAGTCGAAAGAAGCATCTGAGGATGAAGAAGAAGAGGAAGAAAACGAAAGCGAGGACGAATGA
- the rpmI gene encoding 50S ribosomal protein L35, which yields MKTHKGTKKRFKITATGKILHRASGTSHRNVRVSQKRKRNLRGTRVLATCMEASVKAALGKYSY from the coding sequence ATGAAGACCCATAAGGGTACGAAAAAGCGTTTCAAGATCACCGCAACTGGTAAGATCTTGCACCGTGCTTCGGGTACCAGTCACCGCAATGTTCGCGTTTCGCAAAAGCGGAAACGTAACTTGCGTGGCACGCGCGTTCTGGCAACGTGCATGGAAGCGTCTGTAAAGGCGGCTCTGGGCAAGTACAGCTACTAA
- the rplT gene encoding 50S ribosomal protein L20, with amino-acid sequence MRTRKGAARTKAKRRLFKKTKGYRGGRQNLTRTAKETIVRAGVFAYRDRKVKKRSFRRLWITRINAACRMRGINYSQFMNGLTKAGIELDRKSLSEIAICDPTGFDTIVDAAKKAIAA; translated from the coding sequence ATGCGTACGAGGAAAGGTGCAGCTCGCACCAAGGCGAAACGTCGCCTGTTCAAAAAAACCAAAGGCTATCGCGGCGGTCGTCAGAATCTGACCCGCACCGCGAAGGAAACCATTGTTCGTGCTGGCGTGTTCGCCTATCGCGACCGCAAAGTCAAGAAGCGTAGCTTCCGCCGATTGTGGATCACGCGTATCAACGCCGCCTGCCGCATGCGTGGGATCAACTACAGCCAGTTCATGAACGGCCTGACCAAGGCTGGCATCGAACTTGATCGCAAATCGCTTTCGGAAATCGCGATCTGCGATCCGACCGGTTTTGACACGATCGTCGATGCCGCGAAAAAGGCGATCGCGGCTTAG
- a CDS encoding HD domain-containing phosphohydrolase: MNIPTSRRWRILAIDDNPSIHEDYKKVLIPRKSHDGLRETEALLFGEDSAAAPKERFTYTIDSAFQGQNGLQMVAEASESGRPYSVALIDVRMPPGWDGVETAQRIWEIAPDLPIVLCTAYSDYGWEEISDRLPRSDQLLILKKPFEPFELRQIVASQVSRWHLNRQSNRSQLLSEAIIERRTRQIESTQDLVFTSLARLAESRDPETGEHLERIEFYTRILAERLFESGPYTDVLSPTYIDYVSRSSILHDIGKVGIPDNVLLKPGRLTAEEFEIMKTHAAIGADALDDAANRSEYCDFLSTAAEIARYHHEKFDGSGYPEQLKGQNIPLSARIVAVADVFDALTSERVYKRAMCPFKAKEIIESERGNHFDPAIVDAFLYCWDRFLEMALENQSKNKPAVETVSS, encoded by the coding sequence ATGAACATTCCAACCTCCCGACGATGGCGCATACTCGCGATTGATGACAATCCGTCGATCCATGAGGACTACAAGAAAGTTCTGATCCCGCGCAAAAGCCACGATGGATTGCGTGAAACTGAGGCGTTGCTGTTCGGTGAAGACTCCGCTGCAGCGCCGAAAGAACGATTCACCTACACGATCGATTCAGCGTTCCAGGGCCAGAATGGGCTTCAGATGGTCGCGGAAGCATCGGAGTCAGGCCGGCCTTATTCGGTGGCTTTGATCGATGTTCGCATGCCACCGGGGTGGGACGGAGTCGAAACTGCGCAACGCATTTGGGAAATCGCCCCCGACCTGCCGATCGTACTTTGCACCGCGTACTCGGATTACGGGTGGGAAGAGATCTCTGATCGACTGCCACGTTCCGACCAGCTTCTGATTTTGAAAAAGCCGTTTGAGCCATTTGAGCTTCGTCAGATCGTGGCATCGCAAGTTTCACGTTGGCATTTAAATCGACAGTCAAACCGCAGCCAGTTGCTTTCCGAAGCCATCATTGAACGGAGGACTCGGCAAATTGAATCGACGCAAGATCTGGTGTTCACGTCTCTGGCAAGACTGGCGGAGTCGCGTGATCCGGAAACGGGCGAGCATCTTGAGCGTATCGAGTTTTACACACGAATACTCGCAGAGCGACTTTTCGAGTCCGGTCCATATACGGACGTCCTGTCGCCGACTTATATCGACTATGTATCCCGTTCAAGCATTCTGCATGACATCGGTAAAGTTGGCATCCCTGACAATGTGCTGCTTAAACCGGGACGATTGACGGCCGAAGAGTTCGAGATAATGAAAACGCACGCTGCCATCGGCGCAGACGCACTTGATGATGCAGCGAACCGCTCGGAGTACTGCGACTTCCTTTCAACGGCTGCCGAAATCGCTCGCTACCATCATGAAAAATTTGACGGCAGTGGCTATCCGGAGCAACTGAAAGGGCAGAACATTCCACTGTCTGCACGAATCGTTGCCGTAGCGGACGTGTTTGATGCGCTTACTTCGGAACGAGTTTACAAACGCGCGATGTGCCCATTCAAAGCCAAAGAAATTATCGAATCGGAACGGGGCAATCATTTTGACCCGGCGATTGTCGATGCATTTCTGTACTGCTGGGATCGATTCCTGGAAATGGCCCTGGAGAATCAATCCAAAAACAAGCCTGCGGTAGAAACGGTCTCATCCTGA